The Styela clava chromosome 3, kaStyClav1.hap1.2, whole genome shotgun sequence genome includes the window ACTTCTTTCTGGATTTTGTTTTCTCTGACGATGGGCAGATATTCACCTGTCTCTCCATCTACTACGTATTCCTAAATCAAGAAAGATATATTAGCAAAATTGAAATGGTATTTTTACTGATTAGCATTCATGTGATAATATTCATACAGTACAGTATTTTGCGTTATCTAGCATGAACTTTAGGAATCTACTTTGAAAAGAGAGTTTTCTATTTATTGATCATTGAAATGTTGTGGAAATGACTGTCCCATCTCATTCCCCTAACTTTAAATTGTATTATGGCCTTACTTTTGTtattaatatgtaaattttgttttttaaaaacatgGCTGACACGCcccaattgaaaaaaataaatgcacATTTTATCATACTATTCAATACCATACTTAGATGGGGAAGGATAAAACCGGacataataatacaaaaatgtggCCACACACTATCTCTCGAAAGTGCGAAGGAGACAGCATAGCACAATAGTCTTCTTTCACCGCGATATGATAAGGGTACTGTTATCAAGTCAGGCAAGACATTCCATTTGATAAAAAGTAGGTTAGGTGGAATATAGTCAATTATTCTCTGCCACATTTGGGATTGTGTACAAAACCCCACACGAAGTTGGGAAAGGGAATTCATTGTGAGCTTCATAGACAAACAATTGAAGCAGTGTTGAGCTGCACACAAGCACAGATTGATTTACGAATGAGGGTCATTTTAACACTTCACACCTTCTACGAAGCTATGTGTAAAGAGCGACTGATGAAATTGGTGTATGTATGTTAATTTGCCCCAAAattgtaacagtatctgcacaataattaaacagtataaCAGAAACGGTTTACATGTTTAAGACCTAAAGGGCCTAAAACATGGATGTGTGACATGCACCGCTAACAAGTACAACTGTGGTTTAGGACTGTGACGTTTTCTGTTTCAAGAATGATGCAGTAACAACATTGACATAAATttctaaattgaattttttaaaacttcaaaaCTTGAATTCGCTTGGCATCATCATCAAACCAAACCACAATATCAATTTTGAAGTCTTCAATACTACATTTGAAATAAGCAAAATTTCGGTTTAATTCTCTTTAgtgtaaattttaaatttgcaataaaatacttttttttgcaAAGGACTGTATGGACATTTTGTATCTATAAGCTCTATGTAAAACTTTGTGGGTTTGCTTTGAGCCGTGTTCactaaaacaaatgaaataatttattttctaaagTTTATAAAAcaagtatatatacatataggcTTATATACCTCAGGGTTAAAGGTCAGCTTCTCATTGAATCCAACATCCTTGATAGTTTTGACAGGTTCAAAGGTCGGCCAGTTGACACCAAGATCAATATCTTGTTGATAGAGTGCATTGAGGTCCATGctctaaaaataaaaagcttgaATTTAGCCCAAAGCTATGTTGAATTTCAGTCTATATTACAGTAAATAGAATTCAAGAAAGTTTATAGAATATTGGAATTTGAACTTGAAAACTGAACACCTCAAACATTTCTACTTTTAAATTTGATTCCAGAGTCATGCTGCAAAAGTGCTTATTAAACAGAATAGCTAATTAGTCATCTTCATTCTTATTACAAAATCCTTGCAATATGCACATACAGATTTTTTCCCGGAGTATGTCAattaagatggcggacaccggaacatagtacctatgtgttagggttaggccataattttattccaattttccttattttagttttattacgagttcagggactggccaagtgactcccgtagtatttgtacctgaaatttggcctaatcttaacctggtacatatactacgttccggtgtccaccatcttggttcacatacttcaggactACCCATACAGATGCTCTTGCACCAAGACACaaagcaaggaaaggtagttagtctTGCATAACCTTAACTGACAGTTACGACCTATTGTTTGTGATTGTGTCCGAAGCCAACAAATTTACGCAAAAAAGCAGGAATTCATCAGCGATTCATGATCAATAAAATAATGACGCATAAAGACATTAATAactttaaataaattcaaatccAATTCAATAACTCATATTACGGGTCAACAACAGATTAATTCAGTTTCAGACATTTCTTAAATGTCATTCTCAGGTGTATGTAGAGCAGTAATAATTACTGTCTATGGTACAGTCAAGTGTGGTAACTTGacatataaaattgaaatttgtcaTCGGTCAAGCCAACCATCAATTGCTAAAACAATTTcgaaaaatgattcaaaaacaTAGACTTCTTTAAAAATGGAGCGATAGTAATGCCATAGTAACACAGTTAtttaagcaattttttttcaagaagatttcaaaacattcaaaatgaTTCCGTTTTTGCCTTTCCCATCTCTGTTTCAATAACCcacattattcaaaaataatccCACTCTGAAAAATGATAGCGCACTTGAGCATAACAAGAAGTGCACTTTCACTTGCTTAAATGATGAGAAAATTTTCTGACATAGACACTCCCTCTACACACCCCCATTTGTAACGATTCAAAAATAACACCAGTAAAATTCCATATTCAATTCCATTAACGAAAGAGCAAACGCATAATTCTTTTCTTATTCAACCACACCCTATTCAATATTGTCCACTCAGACACAAGAGCAAGATAACAAAaggcaaataaaaatttgttgaaataggGCCTTCATACCactttataaatattaaatttggtATCAATCAtcattataaaacaaataaattaatgaatCAAGTTATTCAAGTGATGCTGGACTCGAAACTTCAGTTTagtaattgaatttttttcttaaatttttttggATATCAGCTTCTGCAACTTGGTCTTAGCCCGCGATAAAAACACTAAGATATGAATCAGCTTTTTAGAAAAAACAATAATTACACGAATACAAAACATCAGTCCTTTGCGAAAAAATTATGTTTCAACGCATGCCCATTTACTATTTTAATCTTTATGGGTATCTTAACTCAAAACTTATCTTAGAATTGTATTTTGACTGCACTAAATTTCTTGAATAAAAAGCAGGGAATAATAAAAAATCCAACTTCAAAAGTTATTTTAGGAACTTAGCAAAGTCCTGGAGAACGTAATACTATTACAGTTTTAAAGCACACTTTCACAGATACCAAGATGCTATCAAACATACCTATTTGAAGTGGCTACCTGCAGAGCCAACTTTATTCAGAGTAAAAGTGTAATCACCTCTCTATATGACCTCGAAGAGTATTAATCTAGCCACAGTGTGAGAGGAATTGGTCAAATATATGTACTTATATGTAAACTTTCAGAAGAGTTATGAAAGTGTTTTTTAAGGAAACAAAATTATACGTTATAGAGTCAGTCAATATTTATAATAGATCTTCCTGCTAAGTCTGATTTCAGAATTGAAAAGCACAACCCTTCAATTGAGGTTCGTGTTTGCTTCTCTTTTTCATTCCATTGTCAGATAAGACAGCGTGGATGGCTGTGTCAACAGTCTATTGGAAAGCTGTTGACTTTGCCCGCTTTCAGTCACGTTTTTATCAATCCTGATAGCACTGGTTTTACAAAACTTTAATTTGACAAATAACAGACCCAAGAAGTATCTTtcaaggttccattacatttgaacccacgtacatttgaacccacgacgattgcatctgcatactattgcacctacagaaaatttttttgatttacggatatttgaacccatactaacctaacccatgggttttagcacccgcatatagattgaacccgcggatatacacatgggttcaaatgtacttgggttcaaatgtacggtcaccatcttTCAAGGGTCTAAGTGGAAATTTCTGCAAACCTGCAATTCTTCTATTGATATTGGGTGTGTAGCTCTGTACAGGGAAGGGAAACTCATATCGATGAAAATTTTTGTCATAAGCGAGCCCACGACtacaaatgttaaaaataaGACATGCCCACCCCAGGTTACTCAGTCCTCCATGAGGTGTCCAATTTGGTTCAAAATTAGTACCTTCAGAAATATGCAATTTTTGGCCTGAGAATTTGAGTAAGAATTACTTCCTAATCAAATGCCCAACATGGCCTGTTTTTGCCAATTATAGGCCCCTGCAAAATATCATTGAATATGTGGGATGCCGTTTGCCATATCaaaaatgttgttttgattAGCTTTGAGCTGATTTTGTCTTGATAGAGTTGGCACTCGTATTCTTTGATCTGGAAGGGTTAAGAACTAAGTTTTGCTAGACTTCTCCTGCGATCCAACCTTAAGATACTGAGCACATTTTGATCATTTCTGAATTTATTTCACGAGTACAAAACGTAACAAGACAAAAAAGTGAATGAAAACAGCAATTTAAGGCACTGAAAAAAACTCAAGTTTAACTTGTATAGTATGAAAACAAACCAGAACAGAGAATACAGCTTCAATGTCCAGAAATGATAGCTAGGTGGCCACAATGATTCTATTTCATATGGTAGGTGAGCAAGAACGGTTTAATTAATAGCTTTGCTGCTATTAAGTCACATTAAATTCCAGATCAGGGAGTGTAGAGCAAGGAATTTTCAATTCTTAGATGGAAGGTTCTGAGATTGCTAATTGTAAGATAGAACGTATCAGTAAGCAGGTGGATGTGTTTTCAAGAGTTAAGAGGATCAAAAAGTAGACAAGCGATGGAAAATTGCTTTTATgatacagatttttttttacatttcggAGGTGAGGAATTCCGACTCCTGACCTTCAACCCCCCTCCCcccattttttacatttcaaggGCGAGGAATTCCGACTTCTGACCTTCAACCCCCCTCCCCCCATTTTTTACCTTTCAAGGGTAAAGAATTCCATCTTCTGACCTTCCCCCCCCCCATTTTTTACCTTTCAAGGGTAAGGAATTCCATCTTCTGAccttcccccccccccccatttttTACCTTTCAAGGGTAAGGAATTCCATCTTCTGACCTTCCCCCCCtcatttttcacatttcaagGGTGAGGAATTCCGACTTCTGACCCCCAACTCCCCTGGCCCAGATACACTTTTATTAAGGAATCTTAGTTCCCGACAACGATGTATATTCATTTACTTTGAATTTAGAAATTCCAAATACattgataaaaacaagattttcaTTTGTTTCCCTATTTCTTATATTAGTTTCAGAAATTACCGTAACTGAATGCATATCCTGTTTACGCataaacttgaaaatttaaaaagtgtcAGATAGCAgcttcaaataaataattttgaatcattttgaatattcgatttggACATCCTTGTATTGCAAACCATTATTATGCAGGTGGGTATCCTTCACTATACTTTAAATCAGCTTTAGAAAATATGAAATCTGAGCATAATAGTACcgacaataaattttaaatgtgCGGAACATAGAATCAAAGGTGTGAGCTTGAAATGATTGTAAGCACAAtgcaacaataataataataaagaaaaaaataacaaaaaaaaaacaatgaagtTTCCCTGacatttatatttatacaaGGAGAGAGGAAATCTAGTGAGATAACTTAATAGTACGGCAAACTGTGGACCAGTTACCTGTCCGGGTCTGGTATAAGAATTGCGGTAAAAAACTGGTAATGGTATGCCAGTGACCCAATTGAATACAACTACCgttttttaaaatcataatttttaaaaattatagcctgtgtataatatatattggaaAAGCAAAATTAGAAAAATGGAGAAAAGCTGATGAGATGACTTAATTGTGCggcaaaccatggcctcttgtccagttaccTGTTCAGGCCGAGTATAAGAATTGTGGTAGATAATACTGGTAATGGTATGCCAGTAACTCAATTGAGTGcaacaaatttatttcaacatttgtAAAAGATTGTGTTCAATTTACTCCATAgaaagcaaattaaaaaaaaaacagaaaatacatcTGAAAGGCTTCCAAATCTATAGGGTCAATAATAACATAACTCTATTCAAATGTTTTGGACATGAAATTGTAGACTCACAGTTGTTATTGCTTTTCTCTGCAACTAATGAaagaatcaatttcaaatttttagtgattatcaaaaatggaaaaaagttgttagcattttataactTTTTCCAAATTCTATCAGAATTcttaaaaagttcaaaatttggCTATTCTTATAATTCACTCTCACATGGCATTTCAGTACATGATGGCGGTACCAGTCACACGGCTTCAATGTACATAAGTTTTCTTGTATTTAATGTCTCATATCAATGTTTTGCTGCTAGTGAACAACTTTATAACCTCGGGATATATTCCCAATAGGAAACCATACATATTATTCCCATTAGGGATTACGACAAGAGAATGACAACAAAGAACTCTACTAAAGCGTGACCAGGTTTTAGAAAAGCAAAGCAAATCAGAACATATAAGTACTTTTTATATGACATCGTTTATCATATTTTTCCAAACAAGACCCCAAGCTGTTAATATAtaggcagccactgatatccaGAAATGtaaaaaacttgatttcaaaTCAACTCAGTGCATATAATGTCTTTTTATATGATGATGGTAAATACATTTTTCTCCAAACAACACCCACTGATATCTACCCACGAAGCTGGAAGGCAGAATTGGCCCCTCTCCGGGTCGACACTGTCTATCTAGTTTATTACACCTTGGAAGTTTGGGGCATGAAATCTGAACCAGAGATTTGTAACCTGCAGCTGTGATGCCAACACACATATAGGTAAAACCATCAGGCCGTCAGTGAAATTATTGGAAAAagaaattaacaaaatacaCACCTagacatttttgaacaaagaatAATGAATGAACTTGGAACATCAAATGGAATTTGAACTCAATAACAAAGAAATAGAGAGATaagatcaaaattttttttccattaaTTTAATTTCCACGAAGAGTCCAAAAGTCgttttcataaaattaattCTTTAATATTTCATACAAGCAAAGACTGCCCAAGGAATCGTGGCATTTGtcagatataaaataatatctatCCACTGACACAAAGGCATATATAATGTTAACTATATAATACTCCGATCATCATATGACAAATAGAACTAGCAATTCAACGCGATAGCAAGCCTAAAATATACACTAGTCGCTAGGCTATGCTTTTAGCTCATAAGTAGCCTCGGGGGGTAAAAATGCTTAATAATTATCAGTTcgatttgataaatatatatctttggaaaaatattattttcaacaatttaaacaggatattttgaaaatcaattttaggATCAACTGACAATTTTGAAACTATATCATAGTagcaattcattcattttcatttaataGTTGAGGTAGGATTATATACGAAGGAAAAAACTCATTTGAtcaatttaaattgtttattgATGTAATAGAATTCAGTTACTACAATAGTATTTAGATAAAGACACTTAGAAAACTGTCTcagctaaaataaataaacaatttccTTGTGTAAAATCATATGAGGCTGCTCGCGAAGGGCCTTGTTAAGAGAGTTGATACAGGAACAAGCCCTAATTTATGATGAAAATTAGTTCACAAATTGgcaaaatactaaaaaacaaaaataacgaaaacaacaaaaaaaaattcgaagaGTAAAGAAGAACAATACAATTATCAATATGACAATTTTTGCCATATCAGACATGGAAACAAAGTAAGAATTCAATcaaacacaaaaacaaaatttcgatATGATATCGAATACACAGTAACACTTTTTCGAAGCAGGTTAGATATACTGGTACTTTTCTTTCAAGAAAATTCTATGCACACTCAGAAATGATAGAGATtgatctctgagcgaagttatgGGCAATCACCATGATATAACATCAATTTCTACAGAGACTTTAAGAAATTAGTTGAGAATTGTGTGATATGGATTAACACGATTAGAACTATCCTAACTCCTCtatcaacaaaatttattggaGCATGAAGTGACAGAATATACCCACCCGTAGAGGCAAGCAACAGTGCTGTAAATTCGCTTCATATATTATTGAGACAAAACAAGTTCTAACCAAACATAGGCCCCTCAAAATTATGTTGGCGATGTCGtgacttaaataaaattgaataaaccgatttaagaaaaacaatatttcttaTCGTCAAGTCAGAAAATAAATATCCAAACGCAAATATATCATTGAGAAGGTGATTTTTATAGCTTTTATGATCTAAATAGCAATTTTATCATACAAAAAGGCTTCTTTGCAGAGAATTGCACATATTCTGTTCTAGATTATCAGCCTGACAGATGGAAATCAAAATTTCTAAATTATAGTTTTCTTAGTcacaataattcaaaaacatTCTCTTATTTCTGTAAGATTTCACATTATTAGTGTTATGAAACACAAATCCAATACCAATTTTACAATAACAAACAGTTCTTATAAATTTACATGAATTCTTAAAAACCATTTCCCAACATTTTTTAAGGATATTCAGCAATACTACACCTCCCATAACACGGCCTACTGGCTATGACCTTTTAGGTTTATGGCAATACAGATTTATGTTCAGTATATTGAGGTTTTCAGTTACATAGTACGACCTCTCTGTGAAGTCTGACATCGTTTGTAAGATTTTGAAAAAAGGATGACGCTGAATTAACGGGTGTGATCTCAAATGTGTCCAAATCGAGCTCACTTACACCTATAAAATCTTGCTCCATATCTTCGACGCTGGTTTCTGAACTTGTCGTGATACGACGTGTCCCAGATCTTGTGATTTCATGTTCCTCAAGTGTTGGTTCACTTACTACACTGAGTTCAGAAGTTGTAGATTGTGAGCTGCTGCCTGAAATATGTCGAGGACGGGGCGCAACCGAAATAACACGAGTTGAAACTTCATGACGTGAACGTATCGCGTACCCTGCTGGTCGGATTACCAAGGCAACTGGTGGAGGGGGAGTAGAAGAATTAAAATAAGTGTGATCATGCATGTGTTCATTGGATTCTTCTGGTTTAACTGTGTTTTGTGAACTTCTGTTTGCTTGATCAGCGGCCATGATTTCTTCATATGATGGCGGGGGTAACAGGGGAAATAGTAAGTCTTCTTGATGGTTTTGAGACGACCATTCACTAGTTTCTATCATTTCAATTCGAGAAGACGTTATAAGGTCTGAATTTTCCTCTGTGGTCAAAGGTGTAGCCAAAGAGTTGAACTCTAATTCGCTTGAGTTTTGACTGTTAGGCACAAGAGGTAAAAACAGCTCCGCACTTTGCATTGCTTCATTCAAAATGTCAAAGTTACCCCAATTTTCGAAAGTAGAATTTAATGATTTATGCCCAGGATAGAAGTTATCAAAATCTGAAAGATATTGTTGCCATCGAACATCAGGATTACTTTGGTTACTGGCAGTGTTGCCAGAAATTTCATTAATAGATGACAGAATTAAATTATCGATGTCATCGTCCCTCATGTTCTCAGGTACGTAgttattaaataaatcaaaacttTCATCTGCAGAATATGGCAACCCAACTCCGAACCCACCAACTGCCCCTTCAGTTTGGAAGTTGAAATTTCTCGAAACTTGAACTCCCCCATTAGAACGGAACGAACTGGATTCGTTTGGTATACTGAGAATCATAGTAATGACACTCCTATTATTTCGTGTTCCGAGAGGCCGGTTTTCAACATTTACATGATTAGCTGCTGGGTTGATAATCGCTGGTGGCCTAGAGCGGATATCTCTCATTATATTATCATACTCTTCTACTATATGGTCATAATCGTCGATTATGTTGTCATAATAATTGTCAATAGATTTCTGTGAGAGTGTAGGTCCTCCCCACAAAGGATGTTGTTGAAAATGATGCATTGCTGGAGACACGATCCCCAATAGAGGGCCGTCGTCATAGAAACCATCGTGTGGATAAACAGCCTCTTCTTGACCAGAATCTTGTGAGAAATCTAAGACATTGGTTTGTCTCAAAGCAGCTAAGATTAATGCCAATTCCAATAACCCATGGCCAATAAGTCGTTTGCCATTCGGTGGGCCTCTCATGTTGCTCCTTAAAGTTACGAgacttttcaaataataattgtGAGTCCTATTTTGAATACTTTACATATTCATGTATTTTACCATTCTAgatgaatgaaatataaaatttattactaTACTAGAGTTGATTCAATCGGATAGGCAGCAGGCGTGTAAGATTGTTGAATTGTAAAAAACATTGATAGCACTACTCCAAGCTGTTATGACTGTGAAAGGCTAAATGGAAATAGGCATCTGCTCATCAAGCTGTCTAACATCATAAtcgaatacaaaatataaaacagacTTAACTCAATATCAGATTGCTGGAGAGTCTGACAGGGATAGTCTGAATCTATAAATACAGAATTTTCATCTTATTCTAAAACTCCAGTCACCTTAATTAAGTAACCTGATATATTCATACATTAAAGCGTTTTAACACACTAACTGTACCCTAGAAAGGGTTTTGTATCATccaaacaatttcaaaatttgttagtGAAATACCGGTACAATTTAATCTTTAccggtagactaccggtaccggtactgttctGCTGTTGCcagttttttaatttcataattcagTATTTTGCATGTTAATGTACTGTCAGTCTGTGCTGATCTGATCTTAGGTTTTGCTTACTAAAGCTGCAGTGCAACATGAACATATCACGACATTCTAGTATCCTCACGTTACGCTATATCCGGCATCAGTGACGTTTTAGTTTGTCGTTAAAATTATAAACAACGAAATGATCGATTACGGCCTACGGGTATGCTTGTGCATGTAAGCTGAAATTCAAGCCAATGTGTCTAATATCAGTATTTATTACCCAGAAAACCTATTCTGCTATTCGTGTTCTTTGTCGTTATACAACTATACATTACCCGCCCTGTATCGACTCAACAAAATCCACATTTACAAACAACCTCGTGCGATAATGGCAACGGTTCCTACAAAGAAAAGAATGACGAACGATATCGTAATCACCAGACCGTTAGATCACGTGATCTATCACGCCTTAGTAATTATAAGAATGACTTGCATAAAACATAAAGAAGGTTCTCGAAGAACGTCATCCACCGATGGTTTCGCCATGCGGCGTCGTTATGCTTGCCTTCTCGTTTGAGAAATAAGAATGAACCTCATgcaagatatattgagaatatCCCACGAACCCGGGGAAACCCCGAGAGCAATTTTTGCCACGTAATTTTCAGAAGATATGCGTTTTTCGCGTTATTCCCTGGATGACGAACAACAAACTTGTTCAGAAATTTTTGCCCAAAGCAAACTTTCATAATACATAAACAAATACACTTTATTATGGATAAAAATACGGAAGAAATAAAAATCCTAGCTAAAAGTCTCTTATTCACGGAATGTTTCTGAAATTCACTGCCTTTCGTGACGTCAAATGCCGTCACATTCGATAGCGAAGAAGGGGCATCAACgtttattttaaaaacgtaGATATGCCATCCACACCTATTCTGCAAAGCCTCACTTCTCCAGATAAGCCGTTCATAATTTTGAGCGCACAAactgtgttccctgggtttctaattcattactgattttcttgtgcgaaataaatttaatttaaaaatgttgtaTAAATTCACCATACTGCAAGATAAACTAACTTAAAGATTtatctttattatttatatttaattttgtgttCGTTGAAATACGTGGTCGATCGATTTACAGATCAATCATTTGGTTGAACCATTTTCCTTGAAACTCTTATATGTGActggcgtatctacgtaaaatggcgcccatggcaaaatttgaaataaatgcgcCCCATTCAACGGCTGCTGTTTaattgagatacttgtacgttattatgtTAGCAAGAATACGAGTTccaaatattttcgatttaaaattattttattataatttacgATTAAAACTTTTCGCCCTTTTTGCGCCCCTGTTCATACGGCtcccatggcacgagccatggctgccacaccatAGATACGCCACTGGATATAGCGTTTCTCAACGAAGGCACAATTAGCGCATTTTATATTTGTGACAGTCATTGATCAGTACATAACCAATAAGGGTTCTTATAAACTTCCTACGGTTCAAAATAGGTCGACTCTTCTATTCAGCAATTCTCGACCAGTGTTGAGACACTGAGCAATTATAAATGTCAAATACATTTATCATTCCATGGCTACATTTGAatacaaaaacacaaaaatatgaaatttcaatgtaaaTGGAATAAACAATTTCCCCATCACAAAAACGACTCTCAAAATTTGTTGCATATAATCGCACATTAAAAAGAGATAAAGTTGATCATGCTTGAACATTCGGAAAATGCAAAAAATCTGAACTAAGAAAGGTGAGAAAGGTgaagtatatatgtatattctcATTCGTATCGCAATGATAACGTTTATAGATAACCCACCAGTTACAATGTTGGGGTAGATTGGCAAAAAACAGAGAAGACAAAAACAGGAATGTTCCACAGTCACACAAACTTCTTCACCACACTGAAAGTACGACGTTTATATACGCAAattcaaagaaaataaaaaacgcAATCCAGGGTGGAAGTTGACGCCGAAAACCAGTTTTCATTATCGAGCGGCAGCACCCTTGCAACAGAACACTACAAATAGAATGAAGATGAACAAAATATGGTATTTAAAAAAAGGTACGTCAAGGCGATTTAGTATATCAGTCGCCGTTTCAACAAAAGAAAATCGACTCCAAGCACCACAATCTGGGTAACCATGGAGGCATTGAACAAAACAAGAAATAAGTAAAgtaaggtgctcccgaagtatgcgaaccaagatggcggacatcggaacgtaacatgggtaacaggttggggttaggcgataattcttttccaattttccttattttagtcctattatcagttcgaagactagccaagagcctcccgtagtatttatacctaaaattctggcctaaccctaaccgagtacacatattacattccgatgtccgccatcttggttcgcatacttcgggagccccgtaaAGTAATAAGTTAATCCCGTTTCCTTCTTACTACAAAAATACCTAGTTACGGGACTTTCAATATTGGTTAAATTCAATGCCGATGTTGCTTGAACGCCCGAAGCGATATTGCCATTTCATTAAAATGAAACTGACTAATTTACTTCATAGTTTGTCACTATCAACATGGCTAGGTTAATGAAAAGcctacaattttttttaggaTGTTTAAGTTTAGTTTTATACATTGTATGTGCAATAGATTCAGAGCAAATCCGGGAAATGTGCTATAACCAGGGAAACAAGACAGTCCGCCCTTGGAAAGTGAAGAATCTAACAGGtatgtcaagtcaagtttattttttccaatcggtaaaatcaacaacaatcgaacacaaattacgagaaaatgataaagacatagttttactggggaagggaagtcgcggcgAACCAAAGCTCACTGCAGCGACACGATATAATCTAATAAAATTGTTGGAATGTTATTCACGttcttttttcattattttaacattttggCGACATTATGTCTTTTCTGGTACGAATGTACCTGCATTTATTTCTGTTTTTGCCACCGACCTTATAGATATGGAGTAATAAACGAAGTTAATTCGTTTAATTAAGCTGCGATTTTACTGGCATTTCGGTTTTTCTTTGATATTTgttcttttgttattt containing:
- the LOC120342974 gene encoding uncharacterized protein LOC120342974, translating into MRGPPNGKRLIGHGLLELALILAALRQTNVLDFSQDSGQEEAVYPHDGFYDDGPLLGIVSPAMHHFQQHPLWGGPTLSQKSIDNYYDNIIDDYDHIVEEYDNIMRDIRSRPPAIINPAANHVNVENRPLGTRNNRSVITMILSIPNESSSFRSNGGVQVSRNFNFQTEGAVGGFGVGLPYSADESFDLFNNYVPENMRDDDIDNLILSSINEISGNTASNQSNPDVRWQQYLSDFDNFYPGHKSLNSTFENWGNFDILNEAMQSAELFLPLVPNSQNSSELEFNSLATPLTTEENSDLITSSRIEMIETSEWSSQNHQEDLLFPLLPPPSYEEIMAADQANRSSQNTVKPEESNEHMHDHTYFNSSTPPPPVALVIRPAGYAIRSRHEVSTRVISVAPRPRHISGSSSQSTTSELSVVSEPTLEEHEITRSGTRRITTSSETSVEDMEQDFIGVSELDLDTFEITPVNSASSFFQNLTNDVRLHREVVLFSVEIDSMDLNALYQQDIDLGVNWPTFEPVKTIKDVGFNEKLTFNPEEYVVDGETGEYLPIVRENKIQKEVNTDDAETGQNSEFNIDECLDFLQNSMDSGTGESIQSQGSVAQIDQSYQVLDKNVGSINAELWDDIATLSEAYLALDSGDFTADMSPNGSVDSDNSQQYQQLNSYQNEMYASPVQVQVSEQKPIAKEQQFYKGTYHNYPTPPYVEQSESPPTFAHPTSVTFPAENPEKPFGPADVEEAKLAEMLITQQNDLLVQLDNVAQINLGAGGTSPLSAEQPAAPGSWFFGGAEPENNFTQVLTELDMMNNIPNQAGAYLNPPNAPYVPPPINNLDVVGQGRVSRESESMDSGFGDGMGVTQHMDIEMADQDVMITDPSVLISVEDNYIENQTDEQFERKYSQRESRDLKKARELNINLTMDQIINSPVEEYNELLSRTNYNAAQQSLIRDIRRRGKNKVAAQNCRKRKIETISSMEIDIDSLSMKRQELVNKQKSIEEMKKKVQAKYNQLYQQIFNSLRDESGRPYDQGRYSLQQVEGAIILVPGNHGNRDDKMDSNRTVAFFDLSKVKLEKDI